Proteins encoded together in one Panthera uncia isolate 11264 chromosome A2, Puncia_PCG_1.0, whole genome shotgun sequence window:
- the ZNF467 gene encoding zinc finger protein 467 isoform X3, translated as MIRKVKVEEEDQEAEEEVEWPQHLSLLPGPFPAPDLGPLAAAYKLEPGAPGTLGGLALVGWAPTSEKPYGCGECERRFRDQLTLRLHQRLHRGEGPCACPDCGRSFTQRAHMLLHQRSHRGERPFPCSECDKRFSKKAHLTRHLRTHTGERPYPCAECGKRFSQKIHLGSHQKTHTGERPYPCTECEKRFRKKTHLIRHQRIHTGERPYQCAQCSRSFTHKQHLVRHQRVHEAAGRAPPSPDAPASPGSSAPSPTPSPPGPKPFSCSDCGLSFGWKKNLATHQRLHRSEGRPFGCDECALGTTVDPAAAEPSACAPGGTPATQGAPAGERSFFCQDCGRGFAHGQHLTRHQRVHTGERPFACPQCGRRFGSRPNMVAHSRAHSGARPFACAQCGRRFSRKSHLGRHQAVHTGSRPHACAVCARSFSSKTNLVRHQAIHTGSRPFSCPQCGKSFSRKTHLVRHQRIHGEAAHPASDADLSAPAWPTPTEVAAPPLFF; from the coding sequence ATGATTCGCAAggtgaaggtggaggaggaggatcaggaggcagaagaggaggtCGAATGGCCCCAACACCTCTCATTACTCCCTGGCCCTTTCCCCGCGCCGGACTTGGGGCCTCTGGCCGCCGCTTACAAGCTGGAGCCGGGGGCCCCGGGGACACTGGGTGGACTGGCGCTGGTCGGGTGGGCCCCGACCTCGGAGAAGCCCTACGGCTGCGGGGAGTGCGAGCGGCGGTTCCGGGACCAGCTGACCCTGCGGCTGCATCAGAGGCTGCACCGCGGCGAGGGCCCCTGCGCCTGCCCGGACTGCGGCCGCAGCTTCACGCAGCGCGCGCACATGCTGCTGCACCAGCGCAGCCACCGCGGCGAGCGGCCTTTCCCCTGCTCCGAGTGCGACAAGCGCTTCAGCAAGAAGGCCCACCTGACCCGCCACCTGCGCACGCACACCGGCGAGCGGCCCTACCCGTGCGCCGAGTGCGGCAAGCGCTTCAGCCAGAAGATACACCTGGGCTCGCACCAGAAGACGCACACGGGCGAGCGGCCCTACCCCTGCACCGAGTGCGAGAAGCGCTTCCGCAAAAAGACGCACCTGATCCGCCATCAGCGCATCCACACCGGCGAGAGGCCCTACCAGTGCGCGCAGTGCTCGCGCAGCTTCACGCACAAGCAGCACTTGGTGCGGCATCAGAGGGTGCACGAGGCGGCCGGCCGCGCCCCGCCCTCGCCCGACGCGCCCGCCTCGCCGGGTTCCTCCGCCCCgtcccccaccccgtcccctccCGGACCCAAGCCTTTCTCCTGCTCCGACTGCGGCCTGAGCTTCGGCTGGAAGAAGAACCTCGCCACGCACCAGCGTCTGCACCGCAGCGAGGGGCGCCCCTTTGGCTGCGACGAGTGCGCCCTGGGTACGACCGTGGACCCCGCCGCCGCCGAGCCCTCGGCCTGCGCGCCCGGAGGCACACCGGCGACCCAGGGCGCCCCCGCGGGCGAGCGGTCCTTCTTCTGCCAGGACTGCGGGCGCGGCTTCGCCCACGGGCAGCACCTGACGCGGCACCAGCGGGTGCACACGGGCGAGCGGCCCTTCGCCTGCCCGCAGTGCGGCCGCCGCTTCGGCTCGAGGCCCAATATGGTCGCCCACTCCCGCGCCCACAGCGGCGCCAGGCCTTTCGCCTGCGCGCAGTGCGGCCGCCGCTTCAGCCGCAAGTCGCACCTGGGCCGCCACCAGGCGGTGCACACGGGCAGCCGGCCCCACGCCTGCGCCGTCTGCGCCCGCAGCTTCAGCTCCAAGACCAACCTGGTGCGCCACCAGGCCATCCACACGGGCTCCCGCCCCTTCTCCTGCCCGCAGTGCGGCAAGAGCTTCAGCCGCAAGACCCACCTGGTGCGGCACCAGCGCATCCACGGCGAAGCCGCCCACCCGGCCTCCGACGCCGACCTCTCGGCCCCAGCCTGGCCCACTCCCACAGAGGTGGCAGCGCCCCCGCTCTTCTTCTGA